The following coding sequences are from one Microbulbifer sp. TB1203 window:
- the holA gene encoding DNA polymerase III subunit delta, whose amino-acid sequence MRINPGQLQQNLNKGLAPIYIVSGDEPLLVQECCDSIRAAARKQGFSERELLHAEHNFDWGLLFASAGSLSLFAEKKIIELRLPSGKPGDKGSKALQEFAAVSDGDLLLLLVLPRLDRSQLNSKWIKSLEPKGALIQVWPVDAREMPRWIHQRLRAAGLDAEPEAIQILASRVEGNLLAASQEIEKLKLLSTDNLITPETMSDAVASSARYDVFGLIDKALAGDAEGAIKTLHGLRAEGVEAPVVLWALAREIRGLLEIGEKLEQGQQLARLVRIQKRQPLVQAALARLRPRQLEGLLLRARAVDAAIKGGKDQDPWTGLLELTLNLSGRRSV is encoded by the coding sequence GTGCGCATTAATCCCGGACAACTGCAGCAGAATTTGAACAAGGGCCTGGCCCCCATCTACATCGTCTCCGGCGACGAGCCGCTGCTGGTGCAGGAGTGCTGTGACAGCATTCGCGCCGCCGCCAGGAAACAGGGATTCAGCGAGCGCGAGCTGCTGCACGCGGAACACAACTTCGACTGGGGCCTGCTGTTCGCCTCCGCCGGCAGTCTGTCCCTGTTTGCGGAAAAGAAAATCATCGAGCTGCGCCTGCCAAGCGGCAAGCCCGGCGACAAGGGCAGCAAGGCGCTGCAGGAATTCGCCGCCGTCAGCGACGGCGACCTGCTGCTGTTGCTGGTACTGCCCAGGCTGGACCGCTCCCAGCTCAACAGCAAGTGGATCAAATCGCTGGAACCAAAAGGCGCATTGATACAGGTGTGGCCGGTGGACGCCCGGGAAATGCCCCGCTGGATTCACCAGCGCCTGCGCGCTGCGGGGCTGGATGCGGAGCCGGAGGCTATCCAGATATTGGCCTCCCGTGTCGAGGGCAACCTGCTGGCCGCCAGCCAGGAAATCGAAAAGCTCAAGCTGCTCAGCACCGACAACCTGATCACCCCCGAAACCATGAGCGACGCGGTCGCCAGTTCCGCCCGCTACGATGTGTTCGGCCTGATCGACAAGGCCCTTGCCGGCGATGCCGAGGGCGCAATCAAAACCCTGCACGGCCTGCGTGCCGAGGGTGTAGAGGCACCGGTGGTGCTCTGGGCCCTGGCGCGGGAAATCCGCGGCCTGCTGGAAATCGGCGAGAAGCTGGAGCAGGGCCAGCAGCTGGCACGCCTGGTTCGCATCCAGAAACGCCAACCTCTGGTGCAGGCCGCCCTCGCCCGCCTGCGCCCGCGCCAGTTGGAAGGCCTGTTGCTGCGCGCCCGCGCGGTGGACGCCGCAATCAAGGGCGGCAAAGACCAGGACCCCTGGACGGGGCTGCTGGAACTGACGCTGAACCTGTCCGGCAGGCGCAGCGTCTGA
- the urtE gene encoding urea ABC transporter ATP-binding subunit UrtE produces MIRIEKLNQKYGGTQILWDLDLDVEKGSCTCIMGRNGAGKTTLLKCLMGLLPASDGRILFGGKPIEGRAAQARAHLGIGYVPQGRDIFPLLTVEENLQIGLPARKDKARRIPPRIFELFPVLKDMLHRRGGDLSGGQQQQLAIGRALVIDPKVLILDEPNEGIQPNIVRQIGDVIRMLNEEDGLTVILVEQKLGFARRVGREFRLMQKGRIVAADQMAKLDDGLIRQYLAV; encoded by the coding sequence ATGATCCGAATCGAAAAACTCAACCAGAAATACGGCGGTACGCAGATTCTCTGGGATCTCGACCTGGATGTGGAAAAAGGTTCGTGCACCTGCATCATGGGCCGCAATGGCGCCGGCAAGACCACCCTGCTCAAGTGCCTGATGGGGCTGTTGCCGGCGAGCGACGGGCGCATTCTGTTCGGGGGCAAGCCCATTGAAGGGCGCGCGGCACAGGCGCGCGCGCATCTCGGCATCGGTTATGTGCCCCAGGGGCGGGATATTTTTCCGCTGCTGACGGTGGAGGAAAACCTGCAGATCGGACTGCCGGCCCGCAAGGACAAGGCGCGCCGGATTCCCCCGCGGATCTTTGAACTGTTTCCGGTACTGAAGGACATGCTGCACCGCCGTGGCGGTGACCTGTCCGGCGGCCAGCAACAGCAACTGGCCATCGGGCGCGCACTGGTGATCGATCCCAAGGTATTGATCCTCGACGAACCCAATGAAGGCATCCAGCCCAACATCGTGCGCCAGATCGGCGATGTGATCCGGATGCTGAACGAGGAGGACGGGCTGACGGTCATCCTGGTGGAACAGAAACTGGGCTTCGCCCGCCGCGTTGGGCGCGAGTTCCGTCTGATGCAGAAGGGGCGGATTGTGGCCGCCGATCAAATGGCGAAACTGGACGACGGTTTGATTCGGCAGTACCTGGCGGTGTGA
- the lptE gene encoding LPS assembly lipoprotein LptE: MKQNFNRILVLFTLIAIASCGWHLRGAPKNFPPGSQLYIFAEDPRSDIAEELTRLLQNSGLPMAETPEEADYVLIIHKEIERKRTVAVDARGRASEYELITSAIYSVRDSSGHTLLNHAEADVYRTLEWDDNEVVSKGEEEILLREEMRRELIGRIIDRLRRIDVNAPAEDKSY; this comes from the coding sequence ATGAAACAAAACTTCAATCGCATCCTGGTCCTGTTCACCCTCATCGCCATCGCCAGCTGTGGCTGGCACCTGCGCGGCGCGCCAAAGAACTTCCCGCCGGGCAGCCAGCTGTATATCTTCGCGGAGGACCCGCGCAGCGATATCGCCGAGGAACTGACCCGCCTGCTGCAAAACAGCGGCCTGCCCATGGCGGAAACCCCCGAGGAAGCCGACTACGTACTGATCATTCACAAGGAAATAGAGCGCAAGCGCACCGTGGCGGTGGACGCCAGGGGCCGCGCCTCGGAGTACGAACTGATCACCAGCGCCATCTACAGCGTGCGCGACAGCAGCGGCCACACCCTGCTGAACCACGCCGAGGCAGACGTCTACCGCACCCTGGAGTGGGACGACAACGAAGTGGTGAGCAAGGGCGAGGAGGAGATCCTGCTGCGCGAGGAAATGCGCCGCGAACTGATCGGCCGCATTATCGACCGGCTGCGCCGCATCGACGTCAATGCGCCGGCGGAAGACAAGAGCTACTGA